ATCTATCTATgtgatctcttcctccaatccATCACATTTACGTGAACGTCTGTACGAGCAACAGAAAAGCAATCAACATGTCTGCCGCTATCcctgctccttcttctgagAACCCACCCACCGAGATCCCCGATATcgcatcatcttcgtctaTCCCTCCCAAGCCTGTGACTCCGGCCGAAGCGATCCCCGTCGCTCCTGCGACTGCTCTGGATCCACTCGTCGGAGAGCCCTCAATCTTGGACAAGGCAAAGGATATCGCTAAGCCTGTAAGTGATACGGTCCATAAGGATCTGATAGCAAAATACCTTGACTGATTATACGATTTGTTTGGTGGATAGTACCTCGACAAAGCGGAACCGTATCTCGTCAAAGCACAAGAGACTACCAAGCCATACGTCGACAAGGTCCAAGAAACGACAAAACCCTATGTCGACAAGGTCCAGGAAGCTATCAAGCCTTACACCGATAAGGCGGCTGCCAAAGCCCAGGAAatcatcgacaagatcgaggtgagtcccGAGAGCTTCAGACGAAGCGTCAATGTGGCTTTGGACGGATTACAGTGAGTGTTTGAGTAACTTTAGCTGACGCGTGGTTCTTCGCTTGCAGGGTAATGCTCCGTCCACCTCGGCGACTCCCACCAGCGCAGGTACTGTCGAGAAATCTGTCGACGACGCATCTGCTTCGGTCGCCGAGACGGgagagaaggcgaagggaATTTTTGAGCAAGGATTGAGCGCGGTTCAGGTGTGTTCTTACCATTCACATCGCTTATATAGTTCAATGATCTCCTGGAAGTGAATCGCATATTCTGacccctccaccaccccgTATAGTCCACGTTCACCCAGATCACCCACACCATCGAAGAGAGGACAGCTTCTCCCACACACCCTGGTCTCATCACCCAAGTCACCAACGCTGTCCACAAGGGTGTCGAGAGAGCCGAGAAGTTCctcgacgaggtgagctgaggCTACTTGTACTGCGACAAGGAGCAACCTGGCTGATGATGTTTTAGCAGCAGAGCGGCGACGCCATCGTTTCCACCGGACAACCGCTCCAGACTACTCCTAGCCCCTTGCCCCCTTTTGCGTAAAGGGGTTGCACTGGATAGTGACTAGATGAATACCCTTACAACCTATTGGTCTCATGTCTGATTCGAATTTATATTGTTGGAAAGTCTTGGCTTGATAGAACTGATATGAAaaaggagatgaaagaaGCTGTCGAACAGGAAAAGCAGAATCATGCCTTGAaatccatcttccctcgTCCGCAGCTCGTGTATTTTTCAAGTGTATGGTACCTATCGGTTCTCTGAATCCATCGAAGACGGTCGATGCGACTAACCTGCTAcacgatgtgagtgacaccGCATGTCAATTCAGAAAAGAGTCGACGACCCAGTGCTATCATCGGATCTGTTTGACACGGTGTGACGCGTGTTGCACCCTCAGTGGGGTCTGTCTGCCTTGTTGCGGTGTTATGCGGCGTTATGCAGAAAATACTTTTCCCCGGTTGACGGGTGCCACTCTCAAGTCTAGGACGCAGCTGTTTGCTCACCGACCCTCGTCTCTGCGGTTGTTGCTTGCGGTCAGTGCAGTCtgtcagtcagtcagtcagttAGTCCCAGTGGTGGTGTCACAGCGCGCCGTGTCTCCTCGCTATctcattcattcattcactTGACATCTTACCTCGTCCATTACAATCACATTGCCAACCTTCATACATCTCGTTTTGATTCCAACACGTCAACCCAACTGACCCCCTCTCGGTCCCCCATCTCGTATACAtcggaaagagagagagagagagggaaagacaGAAGAAATCAGTTTGGGGAAAAATAAACagcaggaggtgagtcttctcTCAATCCACTCGGTAATGCCCTTGGGGCACTGTTTCCCAGATTTGAATGAGGACACATGCAACAGTCCGGTCTCTTCCGCTCATCCTACTCgtgatcatgatcaagCAAAGCACGTACTGTTCACTGACCGCGTCCTTCATCGACCCCGCAGCATACACCcccgctccttctccccctctaGCAATTTTCTCCAATCTCATCGCCTTCGTCGACGTCAACCTCCAaggtctcttcctcaccgaGACCATCATCGCACAGCCGTCCATCCCCCATCCCTTTACCGTTCCGCTAGCTTGCCTTGTCTCATCTATACCTCTCATCCTTAAATCACGAAGCCACGACACCGCGAGACGCTTACACACGCACGTGAAGACCTCAGAGGAGTACATATAGATACATCAAATCGATAGGTCAAAGGTAAGTCCACCATCCCAGTCTACCTAACAGGGTGTGACCACACATCCCCAGCTGGTTGGTTCGCCTTGCGACTGCATATCAATGCGCACCGAAAGAGGGCAGGATCGACATGCAACTGTCAGAGTCCAACTTGCACAAAGTTGTCCACCGCTTCGGTCGGAAACTTCAGCGCACCTATCTTCACCGCACTCGTTCTCCACCCTtccatccacatccacatccacatccgAGACGCAGGCATTGTCTGAGAGAATGAAGCTTATAGTTTCTTGAACATAGCAAACAACTTATCCATACTTAGCAttcacctcttccccaaCTTCCGAAACCGCATCTGCTTTATCAAATATGGCCGAACAGAGCGAGATCGACCTTGACTCCGTCATTGACCGTTTGTTGGAAGGTGTGTAACATATCTCTCCACCCTACTCTACGCCTTGGCCATGTTGCCATGAACGGGATGAATGGGGTTCGGAAAGCGGCAGAGACAGCAACTTCAAGATTTGGGCAGTCGGCTGACATCAACCGCATTCGATCACAGTCCGAGGTAACAGACCCGGCAAATCTGTTTCATTGGCAGAGTACGAGATCAGATATCTCTGTACAAAGGCGAGGGAAATCTTCATCAGTCAACCCATCctgcttgagcttgaggcTCCCATCAAGATATGCGGTGAGTGATTCCTCGTACCACTATCACAAACTGGTGACTGATATCGAGTTTGACCCTAGGTGACATTCACGGACAATACTACGACCTCCTCCGACTGTTCGAGTACGGCGGCTTCCCTCCCGAAGCAAACTACCTCTTCCTGGGTGACTACGTCGATCGAGGAAAGCAATCCCTCGAGACCATCTGTCTTCTCTTGGCATACAAGATCAAATACCCTGAAaacttcttcatcctgAGGGGAAATCACGAGTGTGCGAGCATCAACCGAATCTACGGATTCTACGATGAGTGTGAGTAGTGACAGCCTTGGAGCGCCATTCGAAGGCATCCGCGCTGACATGAACACGGGCATGCAGGCAAGCGACGTTATAATATCAAGTTATGGAAGACATTCACCGATTGCTTCAACTGTTTGCCCATTGCCGCTATAATCGATGAGAAGATTTTCACCATGCACGGTGgtttggtgagtcaagATCTTCGACTGAGTATATCTATACAGTTGCTGATTGCCATTTCCCTCAGAGTCCTGACCTTCAAAGTATGGAGCAAATTCGACGAGTGATGAGACCGACAGATGTGCCAGACACAGGTGAGTATCAATGCTCATACACAgtgtgattgtgattgaGGGCTAACGACTCAATTGCTTCAGGTCTTCTTTGTGACCTTCTCTGGTCCGATCCAGACAAGGATATCACGGGATGGAGCGAGAATGATCGAGGTGTCTCTTTCACCTTTGGACCAGATGTCGTATCGCGATTCCTGCAAAAGCACGATATGGACTTGATCTGTCGAGCGCATCAGGTGAGCAGTGGCATACACGCTGCTGGCAAGCAAGCTCATCAACTCATCGTTCTCACAGGTCGTCGAGGATGGTTACGAATTTTTTGCCAAGCGACAATTGGTCACCCTGTTCTCTGCGCCTAATTACTgtggcgaggtgagtcgttaTTACGGTACAGAGAGATGCTCCCATATTGACCGAATTCTTTACAGTTCGACAATGCTGGTGCAATGATGAGCGTCGACGACACCTTACTCTGTTCCTTCCAAGTGGGTGATGACTGTAGAGCCTGGCTCGTTAGCATGACTAACTTGTAGTTGCAGATTCTCAAGCCCGCCGAGAAAAAAGCTCCCAAATACGGCGGATACGGTGCCAGCGGACGGCGTCAGTAATCCCATTCTTCTATCTTCCTTGAGTCCGTTATTTTGTCCCGCCCCCCATGTTCAAACACGACGTGGTCGAAAAAAAACAACGAGAAAATCGGCTGTGCccaatctcttcccttccaccgATCTTCCCTAACCCAATTCCTCAAAAGGGGCCCGGTTGCTGCGTCGTTGTACACCCTACACACGGATTCGCACAAGAGTCCATGCTGACTTGCGAATGTCTCTTAGCGGCTGTGACTCCACCacgaaagggaaagggtggGAAAGGGGGTAAATGAGCATTAGATATGTGATCGATTTGGCTGTCATGCGCGTGTGATATCCTATAGGGCGGGACAGGACTGGTGACgtgatggaggaagatccagaggagagaggtgCTGGAGCAAAGGCGGATGGGTGGATGGACGTGTCGGTtttctcccctctccaATTGCCTCTATTCCTTTCTATTCCTTCTGCAATTCCAGCAATAAATTTCCACAATCGAGATGTACGACTTTGGCGTTTGTTAGTGGAGCATGACGGGTGAGGTTGCAAGGATCAGGCTGTAAAAGTGCGGACGTCGAAGTCGGACGTGACATCCTGCTAGGAATTCTGTCATGTCACACCTCGGAATTCGCATGGCGGAACATCGTGCGTCAACACTGAACTGTTGTTCTCGTTGACTTGATCAACGGTCTTCGGAATCATCTCAAAGACCTGCAGTCAGCCTGAGTCTGATGAGTATCTAAGCCATTTTAGGATCGTGCAGAACTGAATGCAGGAGATCGTTTAGGGCATTACCGCTCCAGCGGTAATGCTACATGTCCCCGTTATACAGGTAGATTGGCCCTGAGCCTTTGAATCCCATTTCCTACAAGTAACTCATGAAATGGGAGAGCCACTGTCTTGTGATGAGGTTGTGTGGTACATGGAATGAAGGTTGGACAGGTTGCGAGCATAATGACACTCTCTTCCAAGGGCTTGGAGGGTATACATGAAATGATCCTTGGGAGACCACCATTTAGCTTGGCAGGGTTTAGTTTGTGATCGAATTGCGATCGAAATCTACCGACTGACTCACTCCTTGCTGACATGATGTGAATGACGAACCAAGCAAGCAAGCTATGAGTCATCATCTGTGGGAGTCGAAACTGCGCTTCCAGATCATTATTCATTTCCCGACGATCCGTATATCACCCACCATGCCATGACGACCAAAGGTGGTGTGAGGTCCAAACTCTTTGACGTTGGATGTTCCAGAGGATTACACAATAATATCCGAGAAAAGCGGATTCCGAATTATACTGAGTTACAAATGACGATTGCGCCCTGCAATATATAAGGTGATGTTGCTGACGAGCTGAGTTTGTTCGTAGTAAGGGGAGTTGCTTCTGCTTAGTCAGTCACACGAGCGCCCTCCACACTGGGACACGGACCAGGGAGGTTCCGAGAGCCAGACATGCCATGCATAATGTGCTGTGAGATTGCAAGGAATTCGGAAACAGAGTCGGTCGATGTGCAAGTCTTTCTGTATGACCCCGGATAATGAAAAAGAAAGGGAATCAAAACTGAATGCTTTTTTGCAACTCTGAGCAGCTGTTAAGCTATAAATCCAAGAGATCTAGGGATGGAAGGCGAGATCAAGCTCGAGAGGATTTACCGGAGGCTAAAACAGCGAGTGCGTTTGGGGTAGGTCTTCTTTTCGCCCTGATCCAAGCACATTGCAGAAGTCCGTCTTGTTGGTGGGCGATGGAGTTGGTAGTGAAAGAAAAGGTTCTCTTGTATATGTGCAGGTCTACACATCATTCAACCAGAGGGATGGATGATCAGTCGTCCACGGTCGCGGTCGCTGTCACAGAGCAAGTATTGACAGCGAGATATAGCATTGCCACCCAATTTATCCATTTGCGATAATTGAAAAGGCTATAGTCGGAACATGATTTTCCATCCGTCAGTCCACTCAGGACTCGGAACAAATTTTCTCGTCGCCTTTttctctctgcttctctgctgctgctggtgAGCACCCTGAAGcggagggaaaggggggaTTTGACGACCCCTGGTTACGGCCGCGGTTACTAGACTGCTACGAGTGCTGTGGGTTGATATGCTGAGAAAAGGGTCTGTGCCACGTTGATCTGACCTACGTACTGTATGAATGGAATGATCATACAACATGTTGTTTTCATTTTGGCCTGCGgtctcttttctttttcccttcctctgtcACCGTACCACAACGGAACCTCCACTTTCAGATCTTGCTTGACATGACAGTAGCAAGTGACAAGTGAGCAGTGATCACTCCGAGACATCCTTCTCCGTACCAAGAACGAAActttgtcatcatcatattcctcctcctccttcactgTCTAGTGGGTAGTCAGAACATTTTCGTTACCAGTATCTCGGTGATCGTCATCACTACGCTCATTCCCACGTCCTTCGATCAATACACAAACTCTCAACACTTGCGACAAAAGCAGCAGTAGGACCAATCGGACACTTTTACTTCAATCGGCATTCAACTGTCTTTTCACGTCCCGTCCGCAGACCAGGCTAGCATCTTCATTAGCAGCGGGAACAAAAtacaacaacaacctcaGAATCGTATATACTGCACCGACCAGTACATCCCCAACGAGAAGCTCGATCACATCagtctcatcgtccttcgATCGGAACCGCACCTACCACCCTCACGCCAGACTTACCATTGCAGAACAGTGGAATGGCAGCGACCCAACTACCACATCATACACCACACATCAGTGATAACTCTCATGCTATAGCATCGTCACCATCGGCTTATTCATCCTATACctcacaacaacaatactcgtcactcaccgcCACCCCCCTCTGGATCCCAAGCATAGCTTACTCACACGCATATAGCCCCTCAGAACTTGTCAACAAAGTCAGACCGACATCGGACCTGCCATCCGCTCCCATCGTACCCACTGTGAATCGCAGTCCTGTAGGATCTGGCAGCATCGCTTCCGCGTCAGCTTCTAGCAGTGAAAACGAGATGACGACGGTCGGCGACGGCCAGTTCGGGAGTCTCTcaagagagggagaagggagtaGACAATCTTCTCTTGATCCTCGATTTCCCTACGCCAATCTTCTGCATCCCGGTCCCGGCGTAGGAGTCCAAACACCTCCTGTACCAGGTCCAAGCTACCCAACACAACCTTTTCAAAGCGATCCAACTTCCCTCTCTGCACTTCATCCCGATAACAGCAACACATCACAAACTCAACGTTCTTCCACTAAATCATCGACACACCGTACTCATCCTTACAATCACCCTTCGAAGGCAGACATCATCAAGCGACACTCCATCTCTCGCTCGTACTGGGATGATCCCGGTCCCGACGATAGCGACATCAAGCCTCAAACTCAGTCAACAGGTCAGACATCGAATAGCAAGCCGAGTGGTCGAAGCGGACAGAAGAGGCGACAAAAGTAcacgaggacgaggacagGGTGTCTCTGTTGTCGAGCAAGGAGGATCAAGTGTGATGAGGCGAGACCCGTCTGCAAGCGATGCGTCATCGCAAAGAAGACAGTAAG
The Kwoniella newhampshirensis strain CBS 13917 chromosome 1, whole genome shotgun sequence DNA segment above includes these coding regions:
- a CDS encoding serine/threonine-protein phosphatase PP1, yielding MAEQSEIDLDSVIDRLLEVRGNRPGKSVSLAEYEIRYLCTKAREIFISQPILLELEAPIKICGDIHGQYYDLLRLFEYGGFPPEANYLFLGDYVDRGKQSLETICLLLAYKIKYPENFFILRGNHECASINRIYGFYDECKRRYNIKLWKTFTDCFNCLPIAAIIDEKIFTMHGGLSPDLQSMEQIRRVMRPTDVPDTGLLCDLLWSDPDKDITGWSENDRGVSFTFGPDVVSRFLQKHDMDLICRAHQVVEDGYEFFAKRQLVTLFSAPNYCGEFDNAGAMMSVDDTLLCSFQILKPAEKKAPKYGGYGASGRRQ